Proteins from a genomic interval of Bradyrhizobium sp. CCBAU 53340:
- a CDS encoding FAD:protein FMN transferase: MMQMPTRRRFIRISAAAAGLSLLSGGRSIHAEVVPTVWRGTMLGAVATMEVHCEDRSRADRLIALACAEARRLERLFSLYLNDSALVELNRTGILVDPAAEMVDLLSASQHYSRLTGGLFDVTVQPLWDLYASHFAQDDADPAGPAAAAIHAALARVGSDRMTVGRDRIVIPRGMAITLNGIAQGYVTDKVVDLLRAHGVTHSLVDMGEARAIGARPDGRSWEVGIADPDIEGQTKAVLPIVDRAVSTSGNYGFRFDPRAQFNHLFDPQTGGCAHRYRSVTTVSRSATAADALSTAFSFMPDEQIRSLLPRVDIDRVYLINDAGQSIDIAA, encoded by the coding sequence ATGATGCAAATGCCGACGCGCCGACGCTTCATCCGGATCAGTGCCGCAGCGGCGGGCCTCAGCCTGCTGTCCGGCGGGCGCTCCATTCATGCCGAGGTCGTGCCGACTGTCTGGCGAGGCACGATGCTGGGTGCGGTCGCGACGATGGAGGTTCACTGCGAGGACCGCAGCCGTGCGGACCGGCTGATCGCGCTGGCTTGCGCAGAGGCGCGCCGGCTCGAGCGGCTGTTCAGCCTTTACCTGAACGACTCTGCGCTGGTCGAATTGAACCGCACCGGGATTCTGGTTGATCCAGCTGCCGAGATGGTCGATCTGCTATCGGCCTCGCAGCACTACTCCCGCCTGACAGGCGGACTGTTCGATGTCACCGTGCAGCCGCTGTGGGACCTCTATGCCAGCCATTTCGCGCAGGATGATGCGGACCCGGCCGGCCCGGCAGCGGCTGCGATCCACGCCGCGCTGGCGCGCGTCGGGAGCGACCGTATGACGGTCGGCCGCGACCGCATCGTGATACCCCGCGGCATGGCCATCACCCTGAATGGCATCGCGCAGGGCTATGTCACGGACAAGGTGGTGGATCTGCTGCGCGCCCACGGCGTCACCCACAGCCTGGTCGATATGGGGGAAGCTCGGGCGATTGGCGCGCGACCGGACGGACGATCATGGGAGGTCGGCATTGCCGATCCGGATATCGAGGGCCAGACGAAAGCGGTGCTGCCGATCGTCGACCGTGCGGTGTCCACCTCGGGCAATTATGGCTTCAGGTTCGACCCCAGGGCACAATTCAACCACCTGTTCGATCCGCAAACCGGCGGATGCGCTCACCGCTATCGCAGCGTGACCACTGTGTCCCGCAGCGCGACCGCGGCTGATGCCTTATCGACGGCGTTCAGCTTCATGCCGGACGAGCAGATTCGATCGTTGCTGCCAAGGGTCGACATCGATCGCGTGTATCTGATCAATGACGCCGGTCAATCGATCGACATCGCCGCGTAG